The sequence below is a genomic window from Rudanella lutea DSM 19387.
CCTTCAGCTCATTTTCGAGGTTTTCGGGCGCAACCGGCTGCTTATCGATAAAATACTGCTTGTTGGCATCCACTGAAAGCGTCACCTGCTTTTTGCTCAACTGCTGCGACGACGAAGCCTTGGGCAGCATCAGCTTAATTACATTCGGGTTGGCCACCGTCGAGATAATCAAAAAGAACAACAACAGGAAGAACATGATGTCGTTCAGCGACGAGGTGGCCACTTCGGCGGCAAACTTATTTTTTCGGCGTAGCTTCATAGTAGTGATGAGTTATGAGCGATGAGTTATGAATGAGTAGTTGTCCACTCATCGTTCATAACTCATCACTCATCGCTTCTAGCGAACCCGAACGTTTTCGGTAGGCTTTTGGAGCACTTCCAGAAACTCGAACGCGTTCATTTCGAGCCGGAGTGTAAACTTCTCGACCATCATATTGAGCAGGTGATAGCCCGTGTAGGCAATAACCCCCACAATAAGACCAGCCCCTGAGGTAATCATTTTTTCGTACAGACCACCGGCAATAATCCCGACGCTGATGTTGTCGGATAGCGAGATGTCGTAAAAGATTCGGATAATCCCCGAAATGGTCCCGATAAACCCAAGCATGGGCGCAATACCGGCAATTACCCCGAGGTAACCCATGTTGCGCTCAAGGCGTCCCAGTTCAATCTGCCCAACGGTTTCGATGGTGCTCTCAATTTCGCGGATGGGGGCCCCGATCCGGCCAACGGCTTTTTCAAACACGCGGCCAACGGATGTTTTCTGATTCCGGCAAAACGACTCAGCCGATTTGATATTCCCCTGCAGCACCATGTCTTTCACGTTGTCGACAAACCCTTCATCAACACGGGTTTGCGCCCGGATCACAAAGAATCGTTCGAAAATGATGTACAGGGCCGCGAAGAAAAGGATGGCGATGGGAATCATAACCCAGCCCCCTTTGGCAACCAGGTCAATCAGTTGCAGGCTTTGTTGGGGGGCCACTCCCGTAGCAGCGGAGGCCGATGCGGCCGTGTCAAGAGCCGGAACCTGAAGCAAAATCATACAGTAATCGTCGGAGGTTGAAAGCAATGAGCGGCAGCGCATTACCTCGGTGTTAACGAGAAGCCTTTGCCGGATATTGTTAATTTACAGTGTCAAACTCCAGATATAAGGCACTCAGGGAGCACCTTATACCCGTAGCCACATGTTCAAAGATAGCAAAGGGTACGCAAACCGGGGCGTAAAATTAGGAAAGGGCGGGGCTCAGGGCTTCACCAGAATCTTACCCCAGCGCCCGTGCCGCTCCGAATGTTCAACGGCTTCAACGATCTGATCAAGTGAGTACGTTGCTTCGACAGGCAACTGAATCTCTCCCGACGCCAGCATCGAAATAACATTCTGCGCCACCTCCTGCCGGGTTTTACTATCGGTCCGGCGCATCCAGTCGGTGAGCCAGAAACCCCGAATCGTCAGCTCGCGGAAAATCATCAGCCCCACGTTGATCGACGGGTCTTGCAGGCTCAATAAGCCGTAAATGAGCATCACCCCGCCTTTGCCGAGGCACTTGATGGCCTCGCTTGCGGTGTGCCCGCCCACGGCATCGAGCACGCAGGATACACCCGCTCCGCCCGTGATCTCGCGGACGCGGGCGGCCATATTTTCGGTTTCGGTGTTGATCACCTCCGTCAGGCCCAAGGCTTTCAGCTCGTCGTTGAGGTCATCGCGCCGAACGGTGCCGATAGTCTGAATACCTTTCTGTTTACAAAGCTGAATAACCATTTTACCAAATGCCGACCCGCAGGCAGTGAGCATGAGCCACTGCCCAGCCTGTACGCCCGACTCCTGCACCATGGCAAAGGCCGTAAACGGATTCACAAACAGTTGAGCGGCCACCTCGTCGGGCATGGCGTCGGGTACCGGAATCAGGCTCCGGTGGTGCGCAATCGTGTATTCAGACCAGGCTCCAACGCCCGAAAAACCCACACGGGTCCCCGGCTGAATTGACACGCCATCGCCGACTTTATCGACAATACCAACTCCTTCAAAACCCGCGCCCGACGGCAGCTGCGGCCGGATACCATACAGATTTTGCACAAACATAATGTCCGACGGGTTGATCGGGCTGGCAAGCACTTTCACGCGTACTTCACCCGGGCCGGGCTCAGGAAGGGGGCGTTCAACGGTGCGGAGAATTTCGGCGGGTTTGCCGGTTATTTCAAATTCGATAGTTTTCATTCGTGATGAATTGGGTATGAGTCTCAAAAATATGGCTTAATTAGCACAAAATATCACTCTCAGAAGCCGGGCGACCGACCCTGAATCGTAACCTAAACCAACGGCCGCTCTATTCTCTTGTAAAACTTATGCAAACCTCTCCTTTCCTGGGTGAACTGATTGGCACGATGGTGCTGCTTTTGTTGGGCAATGGCGTTGTTGCCAATGTCGTATTGAAACAAACCAAAGGCGAAAACGCTGGCTGGATAGTCATCACTACCGGCTGGGCCTTTGCGGTTACGTTTGGCGTATTTGTCGCCAAAGCCTTCGGCAGCATCGACGCCCATCTGAGCCCCGCCGTAACGCTTGCCTTTGCCGTCGCAACGGACGATTACAGTAAAATTCCGTCGTATTTTCTGGCGCAGATGATCGGCGCTTTCCTGGGGGCCATTCTGGTTTGGCTGCACCACCTGCCCCACTGGGGCGCCACGCCCGACCCCGGCAACAAATTGGCCTGCTTTGCAACCGGGCCCGCCATTCGGAATTACGGTGCCAACTTTCTGAGCGAAGCGCTGGGTACCATTGTACTCATTCTGGGCCTGGCGGGCATTTCGTCGAAAGGCCTCGGGCAAATGGCCGTGGGCGTAGGGCCGTATCTGGTGGGTGTGCTGGTATGGAGCATCGGTCTCTCGCTCGGCGGCACCACGGGTTATGCCATTAACCCCGCCCGTGACCTGGCCCCTAGGCTGGCGCACGCCGTATTGCCCATTCCCGGCAAAGGGTCGTCCGATTGGGGTTACGCCTGGGTTCCGGTGCTCGGCCCACTCGTCGGAGCCGCCATCGGCGGGTTGCTGATTGCTTGGTATAAGTTATAAAAAGGGAGGAAGGGAGAAAAGGAGAAGGCAGAAGGCAGAAGGGGAACAGATTTTCCTTTTTCCTTTTCCCTTTCCTCACCCCCACTCCCCTCCTCCTTCGAGCACCAATCCCTCGCCGTAAAGGCCCGCGGGGGTTTGGTAGCCAGGTTGCCAGTTGCCATTGAGTACCTTGCGGGTGATGATCAACGCCATGGTGGCGGTGAGCGTGTAACCTTCGGGGCATACCAGCCACGCTTCAACCGACTGCCCGGCTTTGTTCTCGGCCCGCCCCCACACCAGCGACCGCGACCGGTTGCGCACCCCGGCGTCGGGGCCGGTGAGCCGCTTTTCAATGCGGTTTTGCAGAAACCTCCGCACTGGCTTACTACCCAATAGCCAACCCAGCGCGTTACCCAACCGCAGCCCCCGAATCATGCCCGGCGTCATGGCCATGTACGTTTCGATATTCGGAATGCCCGTTGTCGCGTAAGCCGTCGACAAATCGCCCCACGGAATGGTGGCACAAACCCGCTTTCGGCCCGGCTCAAAGGGCACCTCCAACGTTTTGTAGGCATTCGGAACGCCTTTTAGTTGCCCATTCTGCCGAATAAGCCCATCAGTCCCCAGGTTTTCGACGGCGGTGAGGGCCGTGCCCCGCGACACGCTCCCCCCGTCGTTGGCGAACGCCAGTTGCAGATGCGTCGCATCGGGGAGTTTGTTTTTCAGGTGCAGGGCCATGCAATCAGTAGGGACAACATCGAACCCAACACCCGACATCAGCATAACCTGGCGGTCTACGGCCTGTTGGTGCAAGGCTTTCCCCTGCTCAAATACAGCCACTTCGCCCGTAATATCCAGATAGTGCGTTTGAGTACGCAAACAGGCCTGCTGCATGGGTAAGGCCGTTTTGGAAAATGGCCCGGCACAATGCAATACCACCGGAACACCCGCCAACGCAGCATCGAGTGATGCGGCATCGGTCAGATCGGCCACGCGGTACTCCAGCCCATACTGCCGGGCCAGCAGGGCTATTTTTTCGGCATTGCGCCCGGCCAGAATCGGCGTTAGGCCGTAGTGAGTAGCCTGTTCAATAATAAGCCGGGCGGTGTAGCCATTGGCTCCGTAGAGCAGAAAGTCCGGGGTCATAGCACAAGGGGCATCGGGTTCATACATACAACCCGATAGTGCGGGGTAAGTTACCCCTCTTTCACCTGTTTTGGCTACAAACTGCTACATACACTTCACCCAAAAAGCCGTTAAGGGTTGCCAACAAGCGGTCATATACCAGCGTTGACAACCCTTAATGGCTTCGTTTAGTGTTCTAATTGGGCTTACATAAGGGCCCGGCGGAACAAAATGAGCCGCTCATGCAATGCATACATATCTACACCCGACCGATACACCCCGTTGGCATTGAGCGTAAACACGCGCGGGCCAATGGGCAGCGTGTTGTACTTAGCCAGCGCATTAAACCAGGTAGCCCGGTCTTTGTAGGGGGCCAGCAGCAACTGGCAACGGCTGAGGTACCGGTGTTGCTTGGGTGTCCAGACCGGCCGCTTCAGATAAGCCGACTCACGGCCGTTGAGCAGGTCGGGCAGGGCTTCGGGCGGAGCCATAGGCAGCAGTTCGGCCAGCAGGTACAGGCCCAGTTCGACGTTGAGGAGCCGGTTCGCTACCTGACCCGGCAAGTTGTGGCCATAGCGCAGGCGCGTAGCCAACGGCTCCTGCCAGCGCATCAGATGCTGCGTAGCCGGGGCGATTCGTTGCGAAGATTGAAGAAGCGTTGCCGTGTTCATAATCAGTATTGTTGTTTACTGTTCATGACAAATTTGCAACCCCCAAAACGTAATCTTTTTACGTTCTTCTATCCTTGCCGACTTTTTTTCAATTTTTTTTCTTCCCTACCGAAAAGACCTCCGGCGTTGCAGCCTGACCGGGTATAAGGCAAGCTCATCAGACCCGGCGGCACGGAAGATTACAGGATAAACAGGATTTTCTCCGACCTGAATGAATCCTGTTTATCCTGTAATCCTGTCAAAAAACGTGTCCTACACCCCTTGACCAAAAGCCACCACTGATTCGGTAGAAATTCGTTTATTCCATATTATCTGCGGCCAAGTCGCGTCCGTTTATCACAATTCACGGGTTGGTCGGCCACAAATCGCTATTTTTACCCAATCAACAACCTGAAGAGCGCTTAGCGACCGCGTGAAACCATTCGTTTTTACCCGCATCCAGTACACCTCCGGCGATTGGGATACCGATCAGCGGATGCCGGTCAACCTGTTGCATTCGCTGGTCGAATACACCAAGATTCCGGTCGATCAGAAAGAGCGCGTGGTGCTACTGAGCAGCAACGACCTGTTCCGGGCGCCGTTTTGCTACCTCAGCGGACACAAACTGGTGGAGTTTTCGGCCGTTGAGCGCGACCACTTCCGGCGGTATGTGCAAAACGGCGGCTTTGTATTTGTCGACGATTGTAACCACGACATAGACGGGCTTTTTGCCAAGTCGTTTGAGCAGGAAATGGCCCGCACCTTCGGGCCCAAAGCCCTGCAAAAAATCCCGAACAACCACCCCCTTTACACCTGTTTCTTTAAGTTTTACGACGGCCCGCCAACCACCTCGTTTGAGCTCAATGGCTGGGGCGACGACCTTGTGCACGACTACCTGAAGGCGGTGATGGTGAACGGACGCATTGGAGTTTTGTACAGCAACAAGGATTACGGCTGTGAGTGGGATTATGACTTCCGGAACAAGCGGTTTCTGGCCGAAGACAACACCAAATTTGGGGTCAAT
It includes:
- a CDS encoding zinc-dependent alcohol dehydrogenase family protein; this translates as MKTIEFEITGKPAEILRTVERPLPEPGPGEVRVKVLASPINPSDIMFVQNLYGIRPQLPSGAGFEGVGIVDKVGDGVSIQPGTRVGFSGVGAWSEYTIAHHRSLIPVPDAMPDEVAAQLFVNPFTAFAMVQESGVQAGQWLMLTACGSAFGKMVIQLCKQKGIQTIGTVRRDDLNDELKALGLTEVINTETENMAARVREITGGAGVSCVLDAVGGHTASEAIKCLGKGGVMLIYGLLSLQDPSINVGLMIFRELTIRGFWLTDWMRRTDSKTRQEVAQNVISMLASGEIQLPVEATYSLDQIVEAVEHSERHGRWGKILVKP
- a CDS encoding MIP/aquaporin family protein translates to MQTSPFLGELIGTMVLLLLGNGVVANVVLKQTKGENAGWIVITTGWAFAVTFGVFVAKAFGSIDAHLSPAVTLAFAVATDDYSKIPSYFLAQMIGAFLGAILVWLHHLPHWGATPDPGNKLACFATGPAIRNYGANFLSEALGTIVLILGLAGISSKGLGQMAVGVGPYLVGVLVWSIGLSLGGTTGYAINPARDLAPRLAHAVLPIPGKGSSDWGYAWVPVLGPLVGAAIGGLLIAWYKL
- a CDS encoding saccharopine dehydrogenase family protein codes for the protein MTPDFLLYGANGYTARLIIEQATHYGLTPILAGRNAEKIALLARQYGLEYRVADLTDAASLDAALAGVPVVLHCAGPFSKTALPMQQACLRTQTHYLDITGEVAVFEQGKALHQQAVDRQVMLMSGVGFDVVPTDCMALHLKNKLPDATHLQLAFANDGGSVSRGTALTAVENLGTDGLIRQNGQLKGVPNAYKTLEVPFEPGRKRVCATIPWGDLSTAYATTGIPNIETYMAMTPGMIRGLRLGNALGWLLGSKPVRRFLQNRIEKRLTGPDAGVRNRSRSLVWGRAENKAGQSVEAWLVCPEGYTLTATMALIITRKVLNGNWQPGYQTPAGLYGEGLVLEGGGEWG
- a CDS encoding ExbD/TolR family protein, whose protein sequence is MKLRRKNKFAAEVATSSLNDIMFFLLLFFLIISTVANPNVIKLMLPKASSSQQLSKKQVTLSVDANKQYFIDKQPVAPENLENELKAIMAGIDEPTVVVRFDKSLTVQDLVGVLETGAKLNIKMVMATSK
- a CDS encoding MotA/TolQ/ExbB proton channel family protein; this translates as MILLQVPALDTAASASAATGVAPQQSLQLIDLVAKGGWVMIPIAILFFAALYIIFERFFVIRAQTRVDEGFVDNVKDMVLQGNIKSAESFCRNQKTSVGRVFEKAVGRIGAPIREIESTIETVGQIELGRLERNMGYLGVIAGIAPMLGFIGTISGIIRIFYDISLSDNISVGIIAGGLYEKMITSGAGLIVGVIAYTGYHLLNMMVEKFTLRLEMNAFEFLEVLQKPTENVRVR
- a CDS encoding DUF4159 domain-containing protein; protein product: MKPFVFTRIQYTSGDWDTDQRMPVNLLHSLVEYTKIPVDQKERVVLLSSNDLFRAPFCYLSGHKLVEFSAVERDHFRRYVQNGGFVFVDDCNHDIDGLFAKSFEQEMARTFGPKALQKIPNNHPLYTCFFKFYDGPPTTSFELNGWGDDLVHDYLKAVMVNGRIGVLYSNKDYGCEWDYDFRNKRFLAEDNTKFGVNIVTYALT